In Salvia miltiorrhiza cultivar Shanhuang (shh) chromosome 4, IMPLAD_Smil_shh, whole genome shotgun sequence, the DNA window AGGTGGTGGATtactatataaaattaaaaaatcgtGGGAAACAtctgaaaaaaatgaaatttcgTGAATTTACAGGTAATTAATCATAAACTTAATGTACATGAATCGAGAATGTATATATCgaaaatttaagataaataaaaataaagaatgaatGTAATGTCACATGAACACATGAATGAAGGTAATGTATTTAATATGTTTTGgtgttatatatttatagatttGCCTTTATAGAGAGGATACTAGTTGGGAACAACAATCCCATCTTCTCCATAAAGTTTCACATGTTTTCACTAAAATTAGATGCAAAAAGAAAGAGGATCACATGAAGTGAAGACACTTTCATCCCTTCATATCAAGTTttgataaatattttatttcatcatgttattttatatgtgcaaatgcaatgaataaaaaatttcaGTCCATTTTTCGTAAGTCGGTTAAAATGAAGACAacatttttaattagtattttatcgTGATTATTGTGTGGTATTAACTGTATTTTATGGAATATGCTTATGCAAATGTTgctatctctctctctgtttcttGAATTTGACTCTTCTTTTTTGTTACAGCAAAAGTCACAAAGATCTTTCTGTTGAAGCAAACTTCTAGTTAGGTAGAGTGattccataataataataataataataataataataattattattattaataattaataatagagGCATAGGGTGCTAAATAAGGTTGTCTGCACTACGAAAATCACTGCACATTTAAATTTGACTGCTTCTGCCCCTACTTTTAACCTATTTTATACTTTGCATTTATACACACCTCTATTTCTCATCCCTTCTTATAAACCCAATTATTAAAAACCCaaaagaaatacaaaaatagaaaaagaaagaagaaaattttGGAGGAGGAAAGGGAATAGGGAGATGAgcttataaatacataaactagGTAGACTTCTACTTTTAACCTATTTTATACTTTGCATTTATACACACCTCTATTTCTCATCCCTTCTTATAAACCCAATTATTAAAAAACCaaaagaaatacaaaaatagaaaaagaaagaagaaaattttGGAGGAGGAAAGGGAATAGGGAGAtgagcttataaataaataaactatgtAGACTTCTACTTGATAATGGTACAAAGCAAGTTATATgagctaattaattaatgtaaagTATGATAGAGATTGAGCGATCACTTCTACTTAATAATCTTACATAGGAATATAGAAAACTTAAAAAAGTAAGAATTTGTTTGTTACGCGGTATGAGATAAGGGCTGATGATATATTTGATCGTGATGTTTTTTACAATATGCCATATTAGTATCATAGTATTTGGTAGAAcgctttaaaatatttataaatataatatgttATTTGCTATGATGTATTAAAACGATATGAAGTTAATAAtagttttaattatgatttgtatTACATATACCACATTCACGTGTGATATACAGAATCActcaaattgtatatattttcaaacttttaatttataaagtgtCATATATTTTGTACTAAATAAGATATTAAGATGTTATATGTATATTATACACCATAATCACTCGTACTAACCGAATCCTAATCTTAGAgtgaaataaatatatacatacaccTATTAATTTTGAGTGGGAGTTTAGGATACATAATTACGTATAATGCACTATTCAAATCCAAAACAATAGAGAATGtttaattagtattattttcaCATTTAAATAAGGAAAATAAACATTTGATTGCAGCagtattcaaaattaattattcgatgttttaatttattcaaaagGCTTGTAGCGCAGTAAATCTTAAATCGAACGTTTGTTTTTAAATGTTTGCAACTTGATTTTAAATGTTTGGCTTTTAccataataaaagcaaaagtTTGGTTTTTTAAATGTAAACACGCAATAATTGCGTTGGTtccataaatttaaatttaatgtaaCACGAGTAAATCGCAAATTACTTTCGCAAAACTTTGAAGCGACTCcaaaatatgaagaaaaaagtGCACATGCATTTCTTTATCttgtaaaataatttaaaatgagaGAATTAGGATTGAGGCATTGTAATATTCCTTAAGTGATTATCAAATTATCTTGAACTaatgaaataaatttaaaagtgGGATTCTCAAGAAAGTCCATGAAGTGAGAATTAGGAAAGTCAATCCCTAAAGTTTACCAAAATCAAATTTTAGATTATAGGGTTCATAATATACATGTCTAgctagtatatttatttatttatttatagtaaaCATAATACAATAACAAAGACTTTATAATATATTTCCTTCGAACTTAATAAATCCAGAATCAAATATGCACATATCACATTATTCAaatatgttttttaatttttataatttttcacaaCAAATTCATAAGTCTTCATAGAGAACTCACAATAAACTCAttatatctatacatatatgGAGAGATTATTATACGAACCACAGGCGTGCGCACACCCacccacacacatatatatatataggtatacatgagttaaaataaaatttcttttaaaatataaaataagaataattttcagtCATtggattatcaagatctacgattgaatGAATTAAGCTCTTGGATTCGAATCTACTTAACGAATTTATGCGCATTCTACATAGAGTTCACACATCAAACAACAACTGCCCAATGATTAAATCTCAATCGTTAGACTATGGATATATCAATGGTGTATATAAGAGTCTGTCCTTATTTCTATTTTGAGACgtcccacaagagtgtgcatcTGTCATTTTTGAATATTGCCCCACGGCTAACTCTTTATTTCTTAcacttattttataataaagtaAATCATTTTTCcaactttcaatacactcatcTAACACACTCTTGCGGGACGAAAGAACTATTTTAAATGTGAATGTGAGAATTATTTCCAATGATATCACGATATAAAATTGTATTTAAAAAAGGGATAGATTCAATTTtgtgtttactatttttagacATGTTGGAATTAGAGATTCATCAATCCCTAATTCTCCATTTAAACACATAAACTTTTCACTTAGTAAACATATAAGCAAAATAGTAATCATTCACAAATGACAAAGAAAACTAACCTATATATTCACATTCCTTCAATGTAGGCATAGAATAGAATATTTATTGTCACCGCCGCTTCTAACAAACCCATGTGAAACTCAAGCCCTAAATTTCAACCCACTTTACAACCAATCAAAACCCCTCAACTCAACACAcaattcctttttctttttttcactaTTTATCCTTTCCATTAAATcaatcaaaaaataaaacaaaaatgacAGTTGGAAGAAAAAGCCCTAAATTTGCAATTAAAGTAAGGCTAAATCTCATGGATATCGACGTTAACCCTTGCCATTAATGACACTATGACAGTCTGTgtttgactctcttcttacttACCATTGCCATTAATCAAATCCCATCCATTTTGTTTCTTAAATATTTCATCAATCCTCTCTTCCCCAATCATTCAATCGTCAAAATCTTCAAATTTAATTTCACCAAAGAAAAATACAGCATCTTCACCACCACCAACCTCCAAGAAACCAGAAGATTCCTCCCCACCTCCATTAATAACCAGAGAGAGGAAGTTTCAGCTCCATTTCCAGACACCCTTTTGCTTCCTCTCTCCAATCTTGAACACCGCATCCGCCAATATCGAAGCCAAGGAAGCAATTGCGAAAATCCCCATCCAAAACCCTAGCATTTCAAACGGCAAGTGGAAGAAATTCAGTGGATTTCGCCACAGATGAAGCACATTGACAGCGCCCCATCAACCCCGGGAAAGTTCAAGATCGAGAAATCGCCCTACAACCGGCTGCGGCTGCATTCGTCTCTAGCTAAGCTCACTTTCTGGTCGCTTGTGTTTCTCGGATTGATCTTTGTCTTCTTTTATAGATCACCATCTTCATCAACCCCGGCCACCTCAGATCTTTCTAGAAGGTCCCTTAGGACCAGTTTGTATCAAGATGCTAGCTTCGAGAAGAAGGTTAGAGCATCAGCTAAGATTAGGTCCAGAAATGGGATTTCCGTTCTAGTCACCGGCGCCGCCGGTTTCGTCGGCACCCACGTCTCCGCCGCCCTCAAGCGGCGCGGCGACGGCGTGGTGGGCCTTGACAATTTCAATCATTACTATGATCCCTCGCTCAAGAAGGCGAGGCAGGCGCTGCTGGAGCGCACAGGGGTGTACATTGTTGAGGGGGATATCAATGATGCTTCTCTGTTGAAGAAGCTGTTTGAAATCGTGCCTTTCACTCATGTTATGCATTTGGCAGCGCAGGCCGGAGTTCGTTACGCGATGGAGAATCCGAGCTCTTATGTGCATAGCAACATTGCTGGCTTAGTCAGCTTGCTTGAGGTTTGTAAGGAAGCAAACCCTCAGCCTTCGATTGTGTGGGCTTCGAGTAGCTCGGTGTATGGATTGAATACGAAGGTGCCCTTCTCGGAGAAGGATAGGACTGATCAGCCTGCAAGTTTGTATGCTGCAACTAAGAAGGCTGGTGAGGAGATTGCACATACTTACAATCACATCTATGGGCTCTCCCTCACCGGATTGAGGTTCTTCACGGTTTATGGGCCGTGGGGGAGGCCGGATATGGCCTATTTCTTCTTCACTAGGGATATCTTGAAAGGGAAGTCGATTCCCATCTTTGAGGCTGCTAATCATGGGACTGTGGCTAGGGATTTCACCTACATTGATGATATAGTGAAGGGGTGTTTGGCTGCATTGGATACTGCTGAGAAGAGCACCGGCAGTGGTGGGAAGAAGAAGGGGCCGGCTCAGCTGCGTGTGTACAATTTGGGGAACACTTCGCCTGTGCCTGTCTCGGATCTTGTGAGCATTTTGGAGAGACTGCTTAAGGTGAAGGCGAAGCGGTTGGTTATGAAGCTGCCTAGGAATGGGGATGTGCAGTTTACACACGCCAATATAAGTTTAGCGCAGAGGGAGCTCGGGTATAAGCCCACGACAGATCTGCAGACGGGGCTGAAGAAGTTTGCGCGCTGGTACCTCAGTTACTATGGGAGTGGCAAGAAGAATGCGCAATGATAGTGGGTACAAAAAGTTTTGGATTTGTGTGGTAGAACCATTCTATTCTTTTCCATTTCGATTCTTATAATTGTTTCTCTTAATCTATATCTGTGTTTTGCTGGCACAATTTGTTCTTGCTTTCGAATATCATGATTTCATCGTCCCACGATTGAAGTTCTTGTGGCCGGTGGGCGTTGTTTCACGCCGGTGTTTGTCATCTGCATCAAAGGGTACACAAGATTTTGTCATTCATGGGATTGATTGTATTTGTTGTAGAATTCATAAACTGATAAGACACAATTTTCTGATTTGATGGACATGTGTCGTTCCAAATCCGATCCAAGTATAGCACGCGAGTAGCTTGGCTGTTGTGATTCAATAAATGAAGTTTGGTTGCACATTTTGAAGCccttatcatgaaaaaatgacCAAATTCTGTTGGCTGCATTGCTGCTCATGTATAGATTTCTTAACTGTTTTGCTTTGATGCAAGATGTTTTAGGTAATGAATCTTTGTGGGATCTTTTAGAATCTTCAGTTTTTGATAggtggatctggatcttgattTAATGTGGGAACCTATCATTAACTTCTTTAGCCACATTTGATTCAGATTCATAGATTAAGGTTATCTGCATTTCTCATTTCCATCTATGAACAAGATGATAGTGTAGGGATTCATAGATATTATGGGAAAAAGTGGTAGTGATGGCTAAAGAATTGAAAGGGGGTTGCTCTTCTTAGGAAAACTTAGGTTTCTGATTTAAGATGAAAGTATGTATGCCAAGAAATTAGGAGAAGAAAAATCAAGAAATCGGCTTTTCTTTCAATGATTATCAAGTTATATTCTAATTTGaatatgaaagaaaaaaaaaagtgagatTGCTTAATACTTTGCAATTCTTATTCGTAGTTGtctttattaattaatgaaatctTGACTTGGAACTGAAGAGACTTAAGTGAAAATGACATTTGAATTGCCGTTTAAAGGAAGTTAGATGTAGCAATTTATGagtttttctttcttgtttttagCATCATTTTGAGTTAGTTTTTGACAATAATGCTTCAAACAGAGCGTCGAGGATAGCAAATGGACCACTTGGTTTCCTcttc includes these proteins:
- the LOC131022038 gene encoding UDP-glucuronate 4-epimerase 3-like; this translates as MKHIDSAPSTPGKFKIEKSPYNRLRLHSSLAKLTFWSLVFLGLIFVFFYRSPSSSTPATSDLSRRSLRTSLYQDASFEKKVRASAKIRSRNGISVLVTGAAGFVGTHVSAALKRRGDGVVGLDNFNHYYDPSLKKARQALLERTGVYIVEGDINDASLLKKLFEIVPFTHVMHLAAQAGVRYAMENPSSYVHSNIAGLVSLLEVCKEANPQPSIVWASSSSVYGLNTKVPFSEKDRTDQPASLYAATKKAGEEIAHTYNHIYGLSLTGLRFFTVYGPWGRPDMAYFFFTRDILKGKSIPIFEAANHGTVARDFTYIDDIVKGCLAALDTAEKSTGSGGKKKGPAQLRVYNLGNTSPVPVSDLVSILERLLKVKAKRLVMKLPRNGDVQFTHANISLAQRELGYKPTTDLQTGLKKFARWYLSYYGSGKKNAQ